From Campylobacter upsaliensis, the proteins below share one genomic window:
- the mqnE gene encoding aminofutalosine synthase MqnE has protein sequence MRDLIQKLESKERLSEEDAYRLYDLDLFTLAKFAHQKRTALHGKKVYFNLNRHINPTNICADTCKFCAFSAHRKNPNPYLMSHEEILNIVADTQKRGTKEVHIVSAHNKDTTWQWYLEIFQKIKQNYPQIHIKALTAAEIDFIHRRWGLSYEEVVEKMLEYGVDSMPGGGAEIFDEEIRAKICKGKVSSENWLKIHALWHKKGRQSNATMLYGHIEKRKHRIDHMLRLRALQDETGGFNAFIPLVWQKDNSFLDVKEQLDSEEILKTIAISRLVLDNIKNIKAYWATMSLNLAMVAQEFGANDLDGTIEKESIQSAGGAKSAKGTKLETFIELIKTSNLIPVERDSLYNELKIY, from the coding sequence ATGCGTGATTTAATACAAAAATTAGAAAGCAAAGAAAGACTTAGCGAAGAAGATGCTTATAGGCTTTATGATTTAGACTTATTTACCCTAGCAAAATTCGCTCATCAAAAACGCACCGCCCTACACGGCAAAAAGGTGTATTTTAATCTTAATCGTCATATTAACCCAACAAATATTTGTGCGGATACTTGTAAATTTTGTGCCTTTTCAGCCCATAGGAAAAATCCTAATCCTTATCTAATGAGCCACGAAGAAATTTTAAACATCGTTGCTGACACACAAAAACGCGGCACAAAGGAAGTGCATATCGTCTCAGCACACAATAAGGACACAACTTGGCAGTGGTATTTAGAAATTTTTCAAAAAATCAAACAAAATTACCCACAAATTCACATCAAAGCTCTAACAGCAGCAGAAATTGACTTTATCCATCGTAGGTGGGGACTTAGTTATGAAGAAGTGGTCGAGAAAATGCTAGAATACGGCGTAGATTCTATGCCTGGAGGAGGAGCTGAAATTTTTGACGAAGAAATACGCGCTAAAATTTGCAAAGGTAAAGTAAGTAGTGAAAATTGGCTTAAAATTCACGCTTTATGGCATAAAAAAGGCAGGCAAAGTAACGCCACTATGCTTTATGGGCATATAGAAAAAAGAAAACATAGAATCGATCATATGCTAAGGCTTAGAGCCTTGCAAGATGAAACGGGTGGTTTTAACGCCTTTATCCCACTTGTATGGCAAAAGGATAATAGCTTTTTAGATGTTAAAGAACAGCTTGATAGCGAAGAGATTCTTAAAACCATAGCCATTTCGCGTCTAGTGCTTGATAATATCAAAAATATTAAGGCTTACTGGGCGACTATGAGTTTAAATTTAGCTATGGTAGCACAGGAATTTGGAGCAAATGATCTAGACGGCACGATAGAAAAAGAAAGCATACAGAGTGCGGGTGGGGCTAAGAGTGCTAAAGGGACAAAGCTTGAGACTTTCATTGAGCTGATTAAAACCTCAAATTTAATCCCTGTGGAAAGGGATAGCCTTTATAACGAGCTTAAAATTTATTAA
- a CDS encoding nucleotidyltransferase → MPRQKLKDEIKHYKSSCHKLFLKQGFFSMHHSKHIDDFINRAFMIVLEEFFEDFLPTKEFVPFCIVARDYYAKNHLCFDEPIPLLFVYKNLKIYHLKPLIKALIELLNDVGLRLDYMILENEGLGYISEKELLNSLIQMRFIGGSKLLFKESKARVHLTLKKHLNALASNLFKPCKLAFLKQDFNIQKEDGGLQDLRNLDNLLTLFKKDSSNYALAFINEKNLSELRLASEFLLSFKSAINLQSQKDNNEFSLNHAQDLANLMYKREKKNLKAKDNLVQKILNSMHTISLYNAFLTQQIQNEFVGETSQKYHFSSFLKAMEFLSSLKDEPHHLNINLIFALKETPFLKEENEKILELFKGFFERKHSFFILKILLDSGKLKELFKPMVRFLSNEESDYCFDVEAFLVLEEFEKRDLALKENALLKLVILFSSVKEENELSMGGVFRAFGAKLKLENKALELGLKLYKNFGALKELVEKEDIYNPLILSALLSKLENLKTLELLALLTKTKAQISNASPFFYKALDKLLINAKYGFEDANLLEESTRRVKKEQTLRRTKAFLDLNPLLQDKITHIKSNLFIIKNPFEDIIKIAQIALHQNFKFWLNTESNLSLEIICQKDFKIEHFLYALSEFNLIFMSFYELFGDKIYLKFEYENIINQTQKERLLTLLNANLNLNHKRKMKKPIIKKDEVKLDLNYSKTYAKLNLNTKDQQGLMAFIMNIFRAYGLHLSTAKIQTIRQRTRNSFIFEKNEAILQNQDKIINSLISE, encoded by the coding sequence TTGCCAAGACAAAAATTAAAAGACGAGATTAAGCATTACAAAAGCTCCTGCCATAAGCTTTTTTTAAAGCAAGGTTTTTTTAGTATGCATCATAGTAAGCACATAGATGATTTTATCAACCGAGCTTTTATGATTGTTTTGGAGGAATTTTTTGAAGATTTTTTGCCGACTAAGGAGTTTGTGCCTTTTTGCATAGTGGCGAGGGATTATTATGCGAAAAATCATTTATGTTTTGATGAGCCTATACCCTTACTTTTTGTGTATAAAAATTTAAAAATTTATCATTTAAAGCCCCTCATTAAAGCCTTGATTGAACTTTTAAATGATGTAGGTTTAAGGCTTGATTATATGATTTTAGAAAATGAAGGCTTAGGATATATTAGCGAAAAAGAGCTTTTAAATTCTCTCATACAAATGCGTTTTATAGGTGGCTCAAAGCTTTTATTTAAAGAAAGTAAAGCAAGGGTTCATTTGACGCTTAAAAAGCACTTAAACGCCCTTGCCTCAAATCTTTTTAAACCTTGCAAATTAGCCTTTTTAAAGCAGGATTTTAATATCCAAAAAGAGGACGGAGGATTGCAGGATTTAAGAAATTTAGATAACCTACTCACGCTTTTTAAAAAAGATAGTTCTAATTACGCACTTGCTTTCATCAATGAAAAAAATCTTAGTGAACTACGGCTAGCAAGTGAGTTTTTACTCTCTTTTAAATCCGCCATTAATCTTCAAAGTCAAAAAGATAATAATGAATTTTCCCTTAATCACGCTCAAGATTTAGCAAATTTAATGTATAAAAGAGAAAAGAAAAATTTAAAAGCCAAAGATAATTTAGTGCAAAAAATCTTAAATTCTATGCACACCATAAGCCTTTACAACGCCTTTTTAACGCAACAAATTCAAAATGAATTCGTTGGAGAAACAAGTCAAAAGTATCATTTTTCTAGCTTTTTAAAGGCTATGGAATTTTTAAGCTCACTTAAAGATGAACCGCATCATTTAAATATCAATTTAATTTTCGCACTCAAAGAAACACCTTTTTTAAAGGAAGAAAATGAAAAAATTCTAGAGCTTTTTAAAGGCTTTTTTGAAAGAAAACATAGCTTTTTCATCTTAAAAATTTTGCTTGATAGTGGGAAATTAAAAGAGCTTTTTAAGCCTATGGTAAGGTTTTTAAGTAACGAAGAAAGTGATTATTGCTTCGATGTGGAGGCTTTTTTGGTGCTAGAAGAATTTGAAAAAAGGGATTTAGCACTTAAAGAAAATGCTCTTTTAAAACTCGTCATACTTTTTAGCAGCGTTAAAGAAGAAAACGAACTTTCTATGGGCGGGGTTTTTAGGGCGTTTGGTGCGAAATTGAAATTGGAAAATAAAGCATTAGAATTAGGACTTAAACTTTATAAAAATTTTGGCGCCTTAAAAGAGCTGGTCGAAAAAGAAGATATTTATAATCCTCTCATTTTATCCGCCCTACTTTCTAAGCTAGAAAATCTTAAAACCTTAGAGCTTTTAGCCCTTTTAACCAAAACAAAAGCACAAATTTCAAATGCCTCGCCCTTTTTTTACAAAGCCTTAGATAAGCTTTTAATCAATGCCAAATACGGCTTTGAAGATGCTAATTTACTAGAAGAAAGCACAAGAAGGGTTAAAAAAGAGCAAACCCTTAGAAGAACTAAGGCTTTTTTAGACTTAAATCCTCTTTTGCAAGATAAAATCACACATATTAAATCCAATCTTTTCATCATCAAAAACCCTTTTGAAGATATTATCAAAATCGCTCAAATCGCCCTTCATCAAAATTTTAAATTCTGGCTTAATACAGAAAGTAATTTAAGCCTTGAAATCATTTGTCAAAAAGACTTTAAAATCGAGCATTTTTTATATGCTTTGAGCGAATTTAACCTCATTTTTATGAGCTTTTATGAGCTTTTCGGTGATAAAATTTATCTTAAATTTGAATATGAAAATATCATCAATCAAACGCAAAAAGAAAGACTTTTAACGCTTTTAAATGCAAATTTAAATTTAAATCACAAAAGAAAGATGAAAAAGCCAATCATTAAAAAAGATGAAGTAAAATTGGATTTAAATTATTCTAAAACTTATGCGAAATTAAATCTTAATACTAAAGACCAACAAGGTTTAATGGCATTTATAATGAATATTTTTCGTGCCTATGGCTTGCATTTAAGCACGGCTAAAATTCAAACCATACGCCAAAGGACACGCAATAGCTTCATTTTTGAAAAAAACGAAGCTATTTTGCAAAATCAAGACAAAATAATAAATTCTTTAATAAGCGAGTGA
- a CDS encoding MlaA family lipoprotein, producing the protein MKKILFLLLFCGFVSVSVAEKLEDFEKEYQQYEVSDPLFGYNKMITEFNVGLYTYVMRPALKGYNAIIPSFVRSGARNFFDNLLAPFRVVGNVLQLKFDNAGDELKRFIANSIMGFGGLRDIASEMGIEKHPADLGLVLAHWGVGEGFHIVLPILGPSNLRDTLSLPALWYATPTAYIEPDYASFLVGAYGFANELSFHLDEIDEIYYNTPNLYPFLRDAYEQRRKELSK; encoded by the coding sequence GTGAAAAAGATATTATTTTTATTATTATTTTGTGGTTTTGTTAGCGTTAGTGTGGCTGAGAAATTGGAAGATTTTGAAAAAGAGTATCAACAATATGAAGTTAGCGACCCTCTTTTTGGTTATAATAAAATGATAACAGAATTTAATGTCGGACTTTATACTTATGTAATGCGTCCTGCGTTAAAGGGTTATAATGCTATAATACCCAGTTTCGTGCGCTCTGGTGCGAGGAATTTTTTTGATAATTTACTAGCACCTTTTCGTGTAGTGGGAAATGTTTTGCAACTTAAATTTGATAATGCTGGTGATGAGCTTAAGCGTTTTATCGCAAATTCTATTATGGGCTTTGGTGGGCTTAGGGATATCGCTAGTGAAATGGGGATAGAAAAGCATCCTGCAGATTTAGGACTTGTTTTGGCACATTGGGGAGTGGGTGAGGGCTTTCATATCGTTTTACCTATTTTAGGACCGAGTAATTTAAGAGATACTTTAAGCTTACCAGCACTTTGGTATGCTACGCCTACGGCTTATATTGAGCCTGATTATGCCAGTTTTTTGGTGGGGGCTTACGGCTTTGCCAATGAGCTATCCTTTCATCTTGATGAAATTGATGAAATTTATTATAATACGCCAAATTTATATCCGTTTTTGCGTGATGCTTACGAGCAAAGGCGTAAAGAACTTAGCAAATAG
- a CDS encoding NCS2 family permease, with protein sequence MSIFKLKENGTNIKTELLAGITTFLTMIYIVPVNSHIVSNTGMPLEALITATALITIIASTFNGLFANTPVAMSVGMGMNAYFTFSVCIAQQIPWQSALGAVFLSGFIFLILSFTNFRLWIIRNIPKDLRLAICAGIGCFIAFLGLQKMGIIVKNDATLVGVGNFKDPSVLFGIFSLILVIFFWALKLRAAFILGVLLSSLALWSVAFYLMQNYGVKLNIEGAIFPNEIFSLPNFSRENGLGAIAFELDIKSALSVAMIPVILTFFITQLFDSIGTITGVGARGKIFDKPVEGEKKLGKTLMADAASSVLGAGVGTSTVTAFVESTTGVESGGRTGLVAIVVACCFALTLFLLPLFKAIPPNAIYPVLVMVGILMFMEVKNIDFGDSAIAVGTFFTIIMMPLTYSITSGFAFGFISFLLVRIFKREWDKINVGIVVLSLISLGNFLLIALN encoded by the coding sequence ATGAGTATTTTTAAGCTTAAGGAAAATGGGACAAATATAAAAACAGAGCTTTTAGCAGGTATTACGACCTTTTTGACGATGATTTATATTGTCCCCGTTAATTCTCACATTGTGAGTAACACAGGTATGCCTTTGGAGGCTTTGATTACCGCTACTGCTTTAATCACTATCATTGCAAGCACATTTAACGGACTTTTTGCAAACACCCCTGTGGCGATGAGTGTGGGTATGGGAATGAACGCTTATTTCACTTTTTCAGTCTGTATAGCACAGCAAATTCCTTGGCAGAGTGCTTTGGGGGCGGTGTTTTTATCAGGCTTTATTTTTTTAATTCTTTCTTTTACAAATTTTCGTCTTTGGATCATACGCAATATCCCTAAAGATTTACGCCTTGCTATTTGTGCTGGTATAGGATGCTTTATAGCATTTTTGGGACTTCAAAAGATGGGCATTATTGTTAAAAATGATGCAACTTTAGTGGGTGTGGGAAATTTTAAGGATCCTAGTGTGCTTTTTGGAATTTTTTCTTTAATTTTAGTCATATTTTTTTGGGCGTTAAAACTTAGAGCGGCTTTTATTTTGGGTGTTTTACTAAGCTCTTTAGCACTTTGGAGCGTGGCATTTTATTTAATGCAAAATTACGGAGTAAAATTAAATATCGAAGGGGCAATTTTTCCTAATGAAATTTTTTCTTTACCAAATTTTAGCCGAGAAAATGGACTTGGCGCTATCGCTTTTGAGCTTGATATTAAAAGTGCTTTAAGCGTGGCAATGATCCCTGTGATTTTAACTTTTTTTATTACGCAGCTTTTTGATAGTATAGGCACGATTACAGGTGTTGGGGCAAGGGGAAAAATTTTTGATAAGCCTGTAGAGGGAGAAAAAAAGCTTGGTAAAACTTTAATGGCTGATGCGGCAAGCTCGGTTTTGGGGGCTGGTGTTGGCACTTCGACTGTTACGGCTTTTGTGGAAAGCACAACGGGGGTTGAGAGTGGAGGTAGGACAGGGCTTGTTGCTATTGTCGTGGCTTGTTGTTTTGCGCTTACGCTTTTTTTACTGCCACTTTTTAAGGCTATACCGCCTAATGCCATTTACCCTGTGCTTGTAATGGTTGGCATTTTGATGTTTATGGAAGTGAAAAATATCGATTTTGGTGATAGTGCTATTGCTGTTGGCACTTTTTTTACTATCATTATGATGCCACTGACTTATTCGATAACTTCGGGCTTTGCTTTTGGTTTTATTAGCTTTTTGCTAGTGAGAATTTTTAAAAGAGAGTGGGATAAGATTAATGTAGGGATTGTCGTTTTGAGCTTGATTTCTTTAGGAAACTTCTTACTAATTGCTTTAAATTAA
- a CDS encoding S8 family serine peptidase yields MKKSIFLSFVTILNLHALSDQELIGSKEAYELTITGDGINVGVIDSAINGEHPSLKDKVLGQAFSTINGKAYTPDYSVDTHGSHVAGIIGAKYIDENNPHGVAYNAKLYGVQIFGNNKGSGSFNAPNVYDYFKDKDVKIINNSWNSTNYPVVSMTQTGLYLDAYKSKSSNELFEQIQQNSTAKQLNQLAKENKTLVVFAAGNEGIISPGIMALSPLYNEELRSFLAVGSVDSSQITRNQDGKLVINGRGLSGFSNGLLGAENFSLVAPGSNISNVNAAYMQKPSFGRVDKNLYRTQSGTSMAAPMVSGGAALVAQRFPFLNGKQIADVLLSTANKDYIAPKLTVKETKLKVVEYLGRKPILMEKTFHTIFYIDTEIPKKADGSIDKDQVKRDLSQAGYSSYYTPITEYHGVGESEYASIQKVSKESLFGQGILDVAKAMKGLATLDANRLNDSDVSSAYAGQNEVYYTLDTQNHNATFSNDISQKKWDESLHKKDAINLPTNLTNLNVGFIKEGSGKLILTGNNSYEGATIIKNGSLALNNKSEKEKARIAGDVKVLEGGLFSGNGEVGKNLENKGIVRPGNEDLSDLTIKGKYTQEGQNSKLQLDFGNDKNSKLIANSYEIKGGKLEYIPLPKFFTSGHYVSIDLGGLNTHLDQFSGVSVMGNNAVDFVAVLDSDKTSINKDKMPQPAPQPQPTPQPDITNPQPPVTQPSPITPPPTTTPPTTTPPPNHIIVKPVIKKDAYESANSTMGRSLRSIRSIHNLQDRYKDYFAFLDNTDTKTMEKTLESLEANDYMQSASGLHYQQHIFAQRNMMSALNPSFTSGNLMASLEKNPLLTASIESDVFMDLGLLDKMDKRYIWNLSPNYKKINGDNFDGRSTGLNLTIGGAVNENSLLSFGLDVSDTRLDFENANLKNKYFNFSFNHILNLQNFKILSGASLARASNDMTRTIMGQNGSLNSNYDNLLSSLQLGLAKDFQALNNLTLTPLAYFNYNFIKQDAFSENGNLVFAKSYDAINHHTTSLAGGLNLSYLFDREAMQTKLGSFFIYEYKLSGKTIENNVRFKDFPNQDFVQYHRLNSNLITWGLTSHFIYPNSFFYGFNVVNEFVSDQYNINVLGQFGFYF; encoded by the coding sequence ATGAAAAAAAGTATTTTTTTATCTTTTGTAACAATTCTAAATCTTCACGCTCTTAGCGATCAAGAGCTTATCGGCTCAAAAGAGGCTTATGAGCTAACGATTACCGGAGATGGAATTAATGTTGGGGTTATAGACTCGGCGATCAATGGGGAGCATCCTAGCTTAAAAGATAAGGTTTTAGGACAGGCTTTTTCAACTATCAATGGTAAAGCTTATACGCCTGATTACTCCGTAGATACGCACGGAAGCCATGTCGCAGGCATTATAGGGGCTAAGTATATTGATGAGAATAATCCTCACGGCGTAGCTTATAATGCTAAACTTTATGGGGTGCAAATTTTTGGGAATAATAAGGGTAGTGGAAGCTTTAATGCCCCTAATGTTTATGATTATTTTAAAGATAAAGATGTTAAAATCATCAATAATAGCTGGAATTCAACCAATTATCCTGTTGTAAGTATGACTCAAACGGGACTTTATCTTGACGCTTATAAAAGCAAGTCTTCTAATGAACTTTTTGAACAAATTCAGCAAAACTCTACAGCCAAGCAACTCAATCAACTCGCAAAAGAAAATAAAACTCTCGTTGTCTTTGCGGCGGGTAATGAGGGTATTATAAGTCCTGGCATTATGGCTTTAAGCCCTCTTTATAATGAAGAATTGCGTTCTTTTTTGGCGGTGGGTTCTGTGGATTCTTCGCAAATTACGAGAAATCAAGATGGCAAACTTGTGATTAATGGTAGAGGTTTGTCTGGTTTTAGTAATGGACTTTTGGGAGCGGAAAATTTTAGCTTGGTAGCACCCGGTTCTAATATTAGCAATGTTAATGCTGCTTATATGCAAAAACCTAGTTTTGGGCGTGTAGATAAAAATTTATACCGCACACAAAGTGGGACTTCAATGGCAGCTCCTATGGTAAGTGGAGGAGCGGCTTTGGTGGCACAACGCTTTCCTTTTTTAAATGGCAAACAAATTGCCGATGTGCTTTTAAGCACGGCTAATAAGGACTATATAGCTCCTAAACTCACGGTAAAAGAGACAAAATTAAAGGTTGTAGAATATCTTGGTAGAAAACCTATACTTATGGAAAAAACTTTTCATACTATTTTTTACATTGATACAGAAATTCCTAAAAAAGCAGACGGCAGTATCGATAAAGATCAAGTCAAAAGAGACCTTTCTCAAGCTGGTTATTCTAGCTATTATACTCCCATCACAGAATATCACGGAGTGGGTGAAAGCGAATATGCCTCTATTCAAAAAGTCAGCAAAGAAAGTCTTTTTGGGCAGGGAATTTTAGATGTGGCTAAGGCTATGAAAGGCTTGGCGACTTTGGACGCTAATCGCCTTAATGATAGTGATGTTTCAAGTGCTTATGCGGGACAAAATGAGGTGTATTATACCCTTGATACGCAAAATCACAACGCAACTTTTAGCAATGACATTAGCCAAAAAAAGTGGGACGAAAGCTTACATAAAAAAGACGCAATCAATTTACCGACAAATTTAACAAATCTTAATGTAGGATTTATCAAAGAGGGTAGCGGCAAGCTCATCTTAACGGGGAATAATAGCTATGAGGGGGCGACCATTATTAAAAATGGTAGCCTAGCTTTAAATAATAAAAGCGAAAAGGAAAAAGCTAGAATAGCAGGTGATGTGAAAGTTTTAGAGGGGGGCTTATTTAGCGGTAATGGCGAAGTAGGTAAAAACCTTGAAAATAAAGGCATAGTAAGACCGGGAAATGAAGATTTGAGTGATTTGACTATCAAGGGAAAATACACGCAAGAGGGGCAAAATTCTAAATTGCAACTTGATTTTGGCAATGATAAAAATTCCAAACTCATAGCAAATTCTTATGAGATTAAAGGCGGAAAATTAGAATATATCCCTTTGCCGAAATTTTTTACAAGTGGGCATTATGTTAGCATTGATTTGGGTGGATTGAATACGCATTTAGATCAATTTAGTGGCGTTTCTGTGATGGGTAATAATGCTGTGGATTTTGTAGCTGTTTTAGATAGTGATAAAACAAGCATTAATAAAGATAAAATGCCCCAACCGGCTCCACAACCCCAGCCAACTCCACAACCAGACATTACAAACCCTCAGCCTCCAGTAACCCAGCCAAGCCCAATTACACCACCGCCAACAACTACTCCACCAACGACCACGCCACCACCTAATCATATCATTGTTAAGCCAGTTATTAAAAAAGACGCATATGAGAGTGCGAATAGCACTATGGGGCGATCCTTAAGAAGCATTCGCTCTATTCATAATTTACAAGATAGATATAAGGACTATTTTGCCTTTTTGGACAATACAGATACGAAAACTATGGAGAAAACTTTAGAAAGTTTGGAGGCTAATGACTATATGCAAAGTGCTTCCGGACTTCATTATCAGCAGCACATTTTTGCACAAAGAAATATGATGAGCGCTCTTAATCCAAGCTTTACTTCCGGGAATTTAATGGCAAGTTTAGAAAAAAATCCTTTATTAACAGCTAGTATTGAGAGTGATGTTTTTATGGATTTGGGCTTATTAGATAAAATGGATAAGCGTTATATTTGGAATCTTAGCCCTAATTACAAAAAAATTAACGGCGATAATTTTGACGGGCGAAGCACAGGATTAAATCTTACCATAGGCGGGGCAGTTAATGAAAATTCCCTATTAAGCTTTGGGTTAGATGTGAGTGATACTAGACTAGATTTTGAAAATGCCAATTTGAAAAATAAATATTTTAATTTTTCATTTAATCACATTTTAAATTTGCAAAATTTTAAAATTCTAAGCGGTGCGAGTTTAGCAAGAGCAAGTAATGATATGACAAGAACAATTATGGGACAAAATGGCTCTTTAAACTCAAATTATGACAATCTACTTAGCTCCTTACAATTAGGACTAGCTAAGGACTTTCAAGCTCTTAATAATTTGACTTTGACGCCTTTGGCGTATTTTAATTATAATTTTATCAAGCAAGATGCTTTTAGTGAAAATGGCAATCTTGTCTTTGCTAAATCTTACGATGCGATCAATCATCATACCACTTCTTTGGCTGGTGGATTGAATTTATCCTATCTTTTTGACCGAGAAGCGATGCAAACAAAGCTTGGAAGTTTTTTTATTTATGAATATAAATTAAGCGGAAAAACGATTGAAAATAATGTGCGTTTCAAAGACTTTCCTAATCAAGATTTCGTGCAGTATCATCGTCTTAACTCTAATCTTATCACTTGGGGGCTAACTTCGCATTTTATTTATCCTAATTCGTTTTTTTATGGATTTAATGTAGTTAATGAATTTGTTAGCGATCAATATAATATTAATGTTTTGGGTCAATTTGGTTTTTATTTTTAA
- a CDS encoding phosphoribosyltransferase, translated as MMFYAYEDFEKDVKFLAKKVKEEFAPDALVAIARGGLSLGHSLAVALKTRNLFALNSIHYDDTRKLDSVEVFNIPNLSAYKRVLLIDDIVDSGESLSEIKRILKAKFPHIELKIATIFYKKTALLQPEFSVKEASEWVEFYWDIEL; from the coding sequence ATGATGTTTTACGCTTATGAAGATTTCGAAAAAGATGTGAAATTCTTAGCAAAAAAAGTGAAAGAGGAATTTGCACCAGATGCCTTAGTCGCCATAGCTAGAGGAGGACTTAGTCTTGGACATTCTTTAGCGGTAGCACTAAAGACTAGAAATTTATTTGCTTTAAATAGTATCCATTATGATGATACAAGAAAGCTTGATAGTGTTGAGGTTTTTAATATCCCAAATTTAAGTGCTTATAAGAGAGTTTTATTGATCGATGATATTGTCGATAGTGGGGAAAGTTTGAGTGAAATTAAGAGAATTTTAAAGGCGAAATTTCCACATATAGAGCTTAAAATCGCAACGATTTTTTACAAAAAAACTGCTCTTTTACAACCTGAATTTAGCGTTAAGGAGGCTAGTGAATGGGTGGAGTTTTATTGGGATATTGAACTTTAA
- a CDS encoding Tgt2/MlaC family protein, which translates to MRKILLLLTIALSAFALNLNEIESFMQNNINESLKILQNTKGDKKVAAQDIFKLFDEVFDYKLMAKLSLSKYYQKLSQDEVAEFNKAFEASLKKSFTDKLELYKDQILKVEGGEQKNEKRYFLTSSMLVDGEKKFIIFKFYKENDDWLIYDVDVLGVSIIQTYRSQFGDILENGTFKDLLNKLNDIIIK; encoded by the coding sequence ATGCGAAAAATTTTATTATTACTTACGATAGCGTTGAGTGCTTTTGCACTTAATTTAAATGAAATTGAAAGTTTTATGCAAAACAATATCAATGAGAGTTTAAAAATCTTACAAAACACAAAAGGCGATAAAAAAGTCGCCGCACAGGATATTTTTAAGCTTTTTGACGAAGTTTTTGATTATAAATTAATGGCAAAATTGTCTTTATCTAAATATTATCAAAAATTAAGTCAAGATGAAGTGGCGGAATTTAACAAGGCTTTTGAGGCAAGTCTTAAAAAAAGCTTTACTGATAAGCTCGAGCTTTATAAGGATCAAATTTTAAAAGTTGAAGGCGGAGAGCAGAAAAATGAAAAGCGTTATTTTCTCACAAGTTCTATGCTAGTCGATGGAGAAAAAAAATTCATTATTTTTAAATTCTATAAAGAAAATGATGATTGGCTGATTTACGATGTCGATGTTTTGGGCGTTAGCATTATACAAACCTATCGTTCGCAATTTGGCGATATTTTAGAAAATGGCACTTTTAAAGATTTATTAAACAAGCTTAATGATATCATCATCAAATAA